One window of Pyrus communis chromosome 12, drPyrComm1.1, whole genome shotgun sequence genomic DNA carries:
- the LOC137710157 gene encoding uncharacterized protein, whose product MSALKMMNLASVPILTGGTNYKKWRREIGLLLTLNEFDIALDSSKLAELTDKSTKAKKANFERWMRANKIALSILESGMTDTVRGGIKKHDLAVDYLKAFGNKFKESKKAEISLYMSMLTTYKIDGNTSIKDHIMKMTDAPEKLNSMDVTIGEKQLVFMILQALPAKYS is encoded by the coding sequence ATGTCTGCACTTAAGATGATGAACCTTGCTAGTGTGCCTATTCTCACTGGAGGCACCAATTACAAGAAGTGGAGGCGTGAAATTGGTTTATTGTTGACACTCAATGAGTTCGACATTGCACTGGATTCGTCCAAACTAGCAGAATTGACAGATAAGAGCACCAAAGCTAAGAAAGCTAATTTTGAAAGGTGGATGAGAGCTAATAAAATTGCCTTGTCAATTCTTGAAAGTGGAATGACTGATACAGTGAGAGGGGGCATAAAGAAGCATGATCTTGCGGTGGATTATCTCAAAGCCTTTGGAAACAAGTTCAAGGAGTCTAAGAAGGCAGAGATTAGCTTGTACATGTCAATGCTGACAACTTACAAGATTGATGGGAACACTTCCATCAAGGACCATATAATGAAGATGACAGATGCACCAGAAAAGCTTAACTCAATGGATGTCACTATTGGTGAAAAACAACTTGTCTTCATGATTTTACAAGCACTACCAGCAAAGTACAGTTAA